A DNA window from Chloroflexota bacterium contains the following coding sequences:
- a CDS encoding FAD-binding protein, which yields MATVKRVDLKTDILILGGGSAGCLAAIVAKSRQPGLDVVVLEKGDITRSGSIALGMDALNIVCLPGLTTPELYVEANRTAVEGILDYKPSYVLAERSYGMLQKLESWGVKFPRDGEGRYRAFQIHPKGRFCVEMDAPDLKVILANKLRQLGVRVLNRTMAVSLLTRGERVVGATALNVRTGEFIVCSAQATILATGGAARFGLPGSGYLYGTADYPGNAGDGYALAFRAGAELTGFEYTMTTPLIKDIHCPLLNVVLTRGGEVVNARGERVERGRISAAAILAEFMAGRGPVFLKMSHLSETEIAEIERILFFTERPLQKRFFQGRGINFRRELVELAPTEFYLCGGHGLSGLVVNDRAETSLEGLFAAGDVASVPRQHLTGAFVFGEIAAENAIALSREVYPADEGQVLQSQHQVVAPWQGGNDRQVTLEQFEYKVRRTINDYLTPPKNKYKLVQGIWWMERFREELEQRAIVRDYHELGKFLEIGFIIDCAQLSATASLAREESRWGLYHHRADFPETDDANWRKHVVLQRGDHDAGIQVSFKSVEEETL from the coding sequence ATGGCCACCGTAAAGAGGGTAGATCTCAAGACTGATATCCTGATCTTAGGAGGGGGCAGCGCTGGTTGCCTGGCGGCGATCGTGGCCAAATCACGCCAACCTGGCCTGGATGTGGTAGTCCTGGAGAAGGGCGATATTACGCGGAGTGGCTCCATCGCCCTGGGTATGGATGCGCTTAACATCGTCTGCTTACCTGGTCTCACGACGCCCGAGCTCTACGTGGAGGCTAACCGCACAGCCGTAGAAGGCATCCTGGACTATAAACCCAGCTATGTTTTGGCCGAGAGAAGCTACGGAATGTTGCAGAAGCTAGAAAGCTGGGGGGTGAAATTTCCCAGAGATGGGGAAGGCCGATACCGAGCATTTCAGATTCACCCCAAGGGACGCTTCTGTGTCGAGATGGATGCGCCGGACTTGAAGGTCATCCTGGCCAATAAGCTACGCCAGCTCGGTGTCCGTGTCCTCAATCGAACGATGGCTGTCTCTCTGCTTACCAGGGGTGAGCGGGTGGTCGGGGCCACCGCTTTGAATGTACGGACGGGTGAGTTCATCGTCTGTTCAGCCCAGGCCACGATCCTGGCCACTGGAGGCGCGGCACGGTTTGGTCTGCCCGGTTCAGGCTACCTCTACGGAACAGCCGACTATCCCGGCAACGCCGGCGATGGCTATGCCCTGGCCTTTCGCGCCGGGGCCGAATTAACGGGATTCGAATATACAATGACCACACCTTTGATCAAAGACATCCACTGTCCGTTATTGAATGTCGTCCTCACGCGAGGAGGTGAGGTGGTCAACGCCCGGGGCGAAAGGGTGGAACGCGGCCGCATCTCTGCTGCCGCCATTCTGGCCGAGTTCATGGCCGGGCGGGGTCCCGTCTTCCTGAAAATGTCCCATCTCAGTGAGACTGAAATTGCTGAGATCGAACGGATCCTCTTCTTCACCGAGAGGCCGCTTCAGAAGAGGTTTTTCCAGGGAAGGGGCATCAATTTTCGCAGGGAGCTCGTCGAGCTCGCCCCTACTGAGTTCTACCTCTGTGGTGGACATGGACTCAGCGGTCTGGTGGTCAACGATAGAGCCGAGACCTCGCTGGAGGGGCTTTTCGCCGCTGGAGACGTGGCCTCTGTCCCCCGACAACACCTCACCGGCGCCTTCGTCTTCGGAGAGATAGCAGCCGAAAATGCGATCGCTCTCTCCAGGGAAGTTTATCCAGCGGACGAGGGGCAAGTCTTGCAGAGCCAACATCAGGTTGTCGCCCCGTGGCAGGGGGGAAACGATAGGCAGGTTACCTTGGAGCAGTTCGAGTACAAGGTTCGCCGCACCATCAACGATTACCTCACTCCACCTAAGAACAAGTACAAGCTTGTCCAGGGGATATGGTGGATGGAAAGGTTCCGGGAGGAGCTGGAACAGAGGGCGATCGTGCGGGATTATCATGAGCTAGGCAAGTTCCTGGAGATCGGATTCATCATCGATTGCGCTCAGCTCTCTGCCACTGCCTCTCTAGCTAGAGAGGAGAGTCGTTGGGGTCTCTACCACCACCGCGCTGATTTCCCCGAGACCGACGATGCCAATTGGCGCAAGCATGTAGTCCTCCAAAGAGGTGACCATGATGCGGGAATTCAGGTCTCCTTCAAATCAGTCGAGGAGGAAACACTATGA
- a CDS encoding M20 family metallopeptidase has translation MESVVALKKQLLAEVDRLAPRLIALSHEIHAHPELKFEEVRAANLLSTELETAGFIVRRGVAGLATAFIGTAQGSAPGPNVALLGEYDALPEIGHGCGHNLIGVISLGAALALKKVLPSLAGRVTYLGTPAEEGGAGKALMVKADLFADVAAAMLVHPAGITAVESSSLASIRVEFTFKGKPAHAAASPEEGISALDALLQTFNNINALRQFLRDDVRIHGIITKGGVAPHIVPDHTEAEFRVRAADTNYMLETLEKVKRCAEAGALATGATVSIRTSEHPIMEMRSNRALAKAFTASYAALGIATDESGRKKMGSTDMGNVSHVVPAIHPRVAIGSPGLVSHTPEFAAAADSETGHQAMLLAAKAMALTTLDLLTKPGLLAEIREEFEKH, from the coding sequence TTGGAGTCAGTCGTTGCATTGAAGAAACAGTTGTTGGCTGAGGTCGATAGACTGGCCCCACGTCTGATCGCCCTCAGCCATGAGATCCATGCTCATCCAGAACTGAAGTTTGAGGAGGTCAGGGCAGCCAATTTGCTCTCCACCGAACTGGAAACGGCGGGCTTCATCGTCAGGCGAGGGGTGGCTGGTCTCGCAACAGCCTTCATCGGAACAGCTCAGGGAAGTGCTCCTGGGCCAAACGTCGCTTTGCTGGGCGAATATGATGCCCTACCGGAGATTGGACATGGTTGTGGACATAACCTGATCGGGGTGATCTCCTTAGGGGCGGCCCTTGCCCTCAAAAAGGTTTTGCCCTCCCTCGCTGGGCGGGTGACCTATTTGGGCACACCAGCCGAGGAGGGTGGCGCTGGCAAGGCTCTAATGGTGAAGGCCGACCTTTTCGCTGACGTCGCGGCAGCGATGCTTGTCCATCCGGCCGGTATCACAGCGGTCGAGTCCAGTTCGCTGGCTTCGATCCGGGTTGAATTCACTTTCAAAGGAAAGCCGGCGCATGCGGCTGCCTCGCCGGAAGAGGGCATCAGCGCGCTAGATGCCCTGTTACAGACCTTTAACAACATCAATGCCCTGCGACAGTTCCTGCGTGATGATGTACGGATCCACGGCATCATCACTAAGGGCGGTGTGGCCCCCCATATCGTGCCTGACCATACCGAGGCAGAGTTCAGGGTGCGGGCGGCTGATACGAACTATATGCTGGAAACCCTGGAGAAGGTGAAGCGATGTGCCGAAGCGGGTGCCTTGGCCACCGGGGCAACCGTGTCGATCCGCACCTCTGAACATCCTATTATGGAGATGCGGTCCAATCGAGCCCTGGCCAAGGCTTTTACGGCCAGCTATGCTGCCCTGGGCATCGCCACCGACGAATCCGGCCGTAAGAAGATGGGCTCAACCGATATGGGCAACGTCAGCCACGTCGTTCCAGCCATCCACCCCCGCGTAGCCATTGGGTCGCCGGGTTTAGTATCCCATACCCCGGAGTTCGCTGCTGCGGCCGATAGCGAAACGGGGCACCAGGCGATGCTCCTGGCTGCCAAGGCCATGGCCCTGACAACTCTGGATCTATTGACGAAACCGGGGCTATTAGCTGAGATACGAGAGGAATTCGAGAAGCACTAA
- the hutU gene encoding urocanate hydratase — translation MIETARIIRAPRGTTISCRGWQQEAALRMLMNNLDPEVAERPAELIVYGGRGKAARNWKCFDAIVAALRELENYETLLVQSGKPVGVFRTHADAPRVLIANANLVPAWATQEIFDELDRLGLTMYGQMTAGSWIYIGTQGILQGTYETLSAVGQRHFGGSLKGKLVLTAGLGGMGGAQPMAITMNEGVGLIVEVDERRIRRRLGMKYLDTWTTSLDEALEKGLAAKERGEALSIGMLGNAAEVYPELVRRDIIPDVVTDQTPAHDPLSYVPAGLSVAESEKMWKSDPARHSQLAIASMGVHVQAMLEMKAKGSIVFDYGNNLRQRGYQAGVKEAFSYPGFVPAYIRPLFCEGKGPFRWVALSGDPKDIYKTDEMVMREFAYDEHLVRWIKLAQQKVPFQGLPARICWLGYGERARFGLAINELVSRGEISAPIVIGRDHLDCGSVASPNRETEGMKDGSDAIADWPLLNALINAVGGATWVSIHHGGGVGIGYSIHAGQVIVADGTPEAARRLERVLTTDPGIGIMRHVDAGYEEAAAMAKRHGLKIPMLK, via the coding sequence ATGATTGAGACTGCACGCATCATTCGTGCCCCCCGCGGCACAACCATCTCCTGCCGCGGCTGGCAACAGGAAGCTGCTTTGCGCATGTTGATGAATAACCTGGACCCAGAGGTGGCCGAGCGACCGGCTGAGCTGATCGTCTACGGGGGTCGAGGTAAAGCGGCCCGCAACTGGAAATGTTTTGACGCTATAGTAGCTGCTCTACGGGAGCTGGAGAACTATGAGACCCTGCTGGTTCAATCAGGTAAGCCGGTCGGCGTCTTCCGCACCCATGCAGATGCGCCCCGAGTCTTGATTGCCAACGCCAATTTGGTGCCGGCTTGGGCAACACAGGAGATATTCGACGAACTGGATCGTCTAGGGCTTACGATGTACGGCCAAATGACGGCCGGTAGCTGGATCTACATCGGTACTCAGGGCATTCTCCAGGGGACGTATGAGACCCTAAGCGCCGTTGGACAGAGACACTTTGGGGGTAGCCTGAAGGGCAAACTGGTGCTGACGGCTGGTCTGGGAGGAATGGGGGGAGCCCAGCCCATGGCCATAACTATGAACGAGGGAGTAGGCCTCATCGTGGAGGTCGATGAGCGCCGTATCCGTCGTCGCCTGGGGATGAAGTACCTTGATACCTGGACGACCAGTCTGGACGAGGCTCTGGAGAAGGGTCTGGCGGCCAAGGAGCGCGGTGAGGCCCTTTCCATCGGGATGCTAGGCAACGCCGCTGAAGTCTACCCGGAGCTGGTACGACGGGACATCATACCCGATGTCGTTACCGATCAGACGCCAGCGCACGATCCATTAAGCTACGTCCCAGCTGGACTGAGCGTGGCTGAGTCGGAGAAGATGTGGAAGAGCGATCCTGCCCGCCACAGTCAATTGGCCATCGCCTCTATGGGCGTCCACGTTCAGGCGATGCTGGAGATGAAGGCTAAGGGTTCCATCGTTTTTGACTACGGCAATAACCTAAGGCAGCGGGGCTATCAGGCTGGTGTCAAGGAGGCCTTCTCCTATCCTGGCTTTGTGCCGGCTTACATACGGCCACTCTTCTGCGAGGGCAAAGGACCCTTCCGTTGGGTAGCTCTCTCCGGTGATCCCAAGGACATCTACAAGACCGATGAGATGGTGATGCGTGAATTCGCCTATGATGAGCATCTGGTGCGCTGGATTAAGTTGGCCCAACAGAAGGTGCCCTTCCAGGGTTTGCCCGCTCGTATTTGCTGGTTGGGCTACGGGGAACGGGCCCGCTTCGGTCTGGCCATAAACGAGCTGGTAAGTCGGGGCGAGATTTCAGCACCAATCGTCATCGGACGAGATCACCTTGACTGCGGCTCAGTAGCCTCACCTAATCGTGAGACGGAGGGCATGAAGGATGGCAGCGACGCCATCGCCGACTGGCCACTCCTCAATGCCCTGATCAACGCCGTTGGTGGTGCTACCTGGGTGTCCATTCACCACGGAGGAGGGGTAGGCATAGGCTATTCCATTCACGCCGGACAGGTCATTGTCGCTGATGGCACCCCCGAGGCCGCCCGTCGCCTGGAGCGAGTGCTCACCACTGACCCGGGGATCGGCATTATGCGCCACGTCGACGCCGGTTATGAAGAGGCTGCGGCCATGGCCAAGCGACATGGACTCAAGATCCCGATGTTGAAGTAG
- a CDS encoding ATP-binding cassette domain-containing protein — MTRTGNTDHTPILEVEGLKVYFPIKGGLLARQIGLVRAVDGVSFTVTKGETLGLVGESGCGKTTLGRAILRLVPLTAGAVRLEGEDLARMDRANLRQNRHKMQMIFQDPAGCLDPRMTVGEIIGEPLENFAIGTPRERSRRIQELLNMVGLHPGHRNYYPHQMSGGMRQRVGIARALAPNPVIIVADEPVSALDVSIQSQILNLLKSLQEQLNLTYLFIAHNLSVVKHVSDRVAVMYLGRIVEISDSEVLYNNPMHPYTQSLFSAIPIPDPEIERRRKRILLEGEVPSPLNPPPGCRFHPRCYRVQNICREQLPELVELEKEHYVACHYP; from the coding sequence ATGACAAGAACCGGAAACACCGACCACACCCCAATCCTTGAGGTAGAGGGACTCAAAGTCTACTTCCCCATCAAAGGGGGGCTGTTGGCTCGCCAGATTGGCCTAGTCCGGGCTGTTGATGGCGTCTCCTTTACGGTTACAAAGGGAGAGACCCTCGGGTTGGTTGGGGAGAGTGGTTGTGGAAAAACAACGCTGGGACGGGCTATTTTAAGGTTAGTGCCGCTGACGGCTGGCGCGGTGAGGCTGGAGGGTGAGGACCTGGCCCGAATGGACCGTGCCAACCTGCGGCAAAATCGACACAAGATGCAGATGATCTTTCAGGATCCGGCTGGCTGTCTCGACCCGCGTATGACGGTAGGGGAAATCATCGGCGAGCCCCTCGAGAACTTCGCCATAGGCACGCCACGGGAGCGCAGTCGGCGTATCCAAGAGCTACTGAACATGGTAGGGCTGCATCCGGGCCATCGGAATTATTACCCCCATCAAATGAGTGGAGGGATGCGGCAAAGGGTGGGCATAGCCCGGGCCCTGGCTCCCAACCCGGTCATCATCGTGGCCGACGAGCCGGTTTCGGCCCTTGACGTCTCTATCCAGTCCCAGATCCTCAACCTCCTGAAATCACTCCAGGAACAGCTCAATCTGACTTACCTATTTATTGCCCACAACCTGAGTGTGGTCAAACATGTCAGTGACCGAGTAGCAGTGATGTACCTGGGCCGTATCGTAGAGATCAGTGATAGTGAGGTCTTATATAACAACCCCATGCATCCCTATACACAGTCCCTCTTTTCGGCCATACCCATCCCTGACCCAGAGATAGAACGGCGTCGGAAGCGCATTTTGCTTGAGGGCGAAGTGCCCAGCCCGTTGAATCCACCCCCAGGTTGTCGTTTCCATCCTCGTTGTTATCGCGTTCAGAATATCTGTCGTGAACAGTTGCCCGAGCTTGTTGAACTAGAGAAGGAGCATTATGTGGCCTGCCATTATCCCTGA
- a CDS encoding ABC transporter permease produces the protein MEESKVGLNQTLYWPLRAKEGVELVEVEPISPWRRAWRHLRRDHVAIGSLVLIVVFCLAAIFAPWVSRHSPYFQDYTQLDAWPSATHWLGTDDLGRDILARLLYGLRVSFAIAIFTELITAILGIGIGVVAGYLGRWIDSLASRITDLVFAFPGLLLVIFVMSLFGGQFDTFMGGLGRLFMVFLIFSLVGWPAMTRVIRAQVLAFKEQQFVEAAMACGTSELNIIRRHILPGLWGLSLVWVSIDIRRVILNEAILSLLGLGVQPPMSSLGIMIAAGANRLETNWGEVFWPSLALCILVVAFSYVGDGLRDAFDVRMRD, from the coding sequence ATGGAGGAGAGCAAGGTAGGCCTAAATCAAACCCTCTATTGGCCCCTGCGAGCTAAAGAGGGGGTGGAACTGGTAGAGGTAGAGCCGATTTCACCCTGGAGGCGTGCCTGGCGTCACCTGCGCCGGGATCACGTAGCTATAGGTAGCCTGGTCCTGATCGTTGTCTTCTGCCTGGCAGCTATCTTTGCACCCTGGGTCTCCCGCCACAGTCCTTACTTCCAGGACTACACCCAATTAGATGCCTGGCCGAGCGCCACCCACTGGTTGGGCACTGATGACCTGGGACGCGACATTCTGGCTCGTCTGCTCTATGGGCTACGCGTATCTTTCGCTATTGCCATCTTCACTGAATTGATTACAGCTATCCTGGGAATAGGCATTGGCGTAGTAGCTGGCTACCTTGGCAGATGGATAGATAGCCTTGCCTCCCGTATCACTGACCTTGTATTCGCCTTTCCTGGACTACTGCTGGTTATCTTTGTGATGTCCCTCTTCGGGGGACAATTCGACACCTTTATGGGTGGCCTGGGGCGACTATTTATGGTGTTCTTGATTTTCAGTTTAGTGGGCTGGCCAGCGATGACGCGTGTCATCCGTGCTCAAGTATTAGCCTTTAAGGAACAGCAGTTTGTAGAGGCAGCCATGGCCTGCGGGACATCTGAGCTAAATATCATCCGCCGCCATATCTTGCCTGGACTTTGGGGGCTGTCTTTGGTCTGGGTTTCCATCGACATCCGCCGGGTGATTCTCAATGAGGCTATTCTCAGTCTGCTGGGACTGGGTGTTCAGCCTCCAATGTCCAGCCTGGGTATCATGATTGCGGCCGGCGCGAACCGTTTAGAGACCAACTGGGGCGAAGTATTCTGGCCTAGCTTGGCCCTATGTATCCTGGTAGTAGCCTTTTCCTATGTAGGCGATGGACTACGTGATGCCTTCGATGTGCGGATGAGGGATTAG
- a CDS encoding ABC transporter permease, with protein sequence MIQFIIKRLFSTVFILWGVVTIIFLLSHLVPVDPVTMMLGERYDQAVYEQLRHSYGFDQPLWQQYINYMWQLLHGDFGKSYHYIERPVADILRSGVPISLQLGGLAILLELIIGIPSGVLSAIKQNTWIDRMNMGVMMILYSVPNFVLIPICMLVFGVQLRWLPVAGWGSAPHMVMPVAVYTALGTAFYARLTRSTMLEVMREDYIRTARSKGLPERMVIYGHALRNALIPLVSALSPSLAFIVTGAFIIESMFNIPGIGYIAIQASQMNDYPVVAALTLILAVAVALMNMIADILYTVIDPRIRL encoded by the coding sequence ATGATTCAATTTATCATTAAGCGACTATTCTCGACGGTCTTCATCCTCTGGGGAGTGGTCACCATCATCTTTCTTCTTTCTCATCTTGTACCCGTGGACCCGGTCACGATGATGCTGGGGGAACGGTATGACCAGGCCGTCTACGAACAGCTACGTCATAGCTATGGCTTTGACCAGCCGCTCTGGCAACAGTACATCAATTACATGTGGCAACTGCTCCATGGTGACTTTGGCAAATCGTATCACTACATTGAGAGGCCAGTAGCGGACATCCTTCGATCTGGGGTACCCATATCCCTACAGCTAGGTGGTCTAGCCATACTTCTGGAACTGATCATTGGCATCCCGAGTGGGGTGCTATCGGCCATCAAGCAAAATACCTGGATTGATCGGATGAACATGGGTGTAATGATGATACTTTACTCGGTGCCCAATTTCGTCCTCATTCCGATCTGCATGCTGGTCTTTGGCGTGCAGTTACGCTGGTTGCCGGTAGCTGGTTGGGGCAGTGCCCCACACATGGTTATGCCAGTTGCAGTTTACACGGCCTTAGGCACGGCCTTCTATGCCCGCCTTACCCGTAGTACCATGCTCGAGGTCATGCGCGAGGACTACATTCGTACGGCTCGTTCTAAGGGGCTACCAGAGCGAATGGTCATCTACGGCCATGCCCTGCGCAACGCCTTGATTCCGCTGGTCTCGGCCCTCAGTCCCTCTTTGGCTTTCATCGTCACCGGTGCTTTCATCATCGAGTCGATGTTCAATATTCCTGGGATCGGCTATATAGCCATACAGGCTTCGCAGATGAATGACTATCCTGTGGTAGCGGCACTAACACTCATTCTGGCTGTGGCTGTGGCCTTGATGAATATGATTGCTGACATCCTGTACACCGTTATTGATCCTCGCATCCGGTTGTAG
- a CDS encoding peptide ABC transporter substrate-binding protein: MLSPTNRRFNWMGVLVIVSLIAVLVGSCAAPPQPTPEPTKAVIAATPTAAPSPTKPPAPTPTPAPKQVLIFPNIGITEPPTTDPALAGDGNSVEVVSLVYSGLVKQDKDLRPVPDAATKWEVSKDGLVYTFYLRNDIKFSDGTPCTAEDFAYSINRTLNPATKSRQAKAYLGIIAGATDVLEGKAATASGVKVLDPLKLQITLTKPISFFLDTFYFTTSAAVKRAAVEANKGDFTKVETNIGTGPFMIKSWVHGAEMVLVPNPYWYGGKLQLAEYRMPFVKDAATAYKMYLTDEAHLTTVPSDNIAEAEKQPDFVRAPRLRVATLVLNLKHPPLDNPKVRQALAHALDRATIDNVVLRGQLAPIKGIIPPGMMGYNPNIKGYNYDLNKAKQLLAEAGYPGGKGLPPLTLSYPTGGPDPETTRTVTAMQQMWKEVGIEVKLNGMEFGAFLKARNDHTLPFIYTGWGADWPHPQNYLSLLLHSGLPTNWCEYSNPKYDQLVDQADVTFADEKKQLALYAEAEQMAISDVAWIPIGSHVRMYRLKPYVHGFVPYPSWMLGVMAPDWTKVYLSAH, from the coding sequence ATGCTATCACCGACTAATCGCAGGTTCAACTGGATGGGGGTACTGGTCATCGTATCGCTCATTGCTGTACTGGTCGGTAGCTGCGCTGCACCGCCACAGCCGACGCCTGAGCCGACTAAAGCGGTTATTGCAGCAACCCCGACAGCAGCACCATCGCCGACTAAGCCACCAGCACCTACGCCCACGCCGGCTCCCAAACAGGTGTTGATCTTCCCCAACATTGGCATCACGGAGCCACCGACTACTGATCCAGCTCTGGCTGGAGACGGCAATTCTGTAGAGGTGGTGAGCCTGGTCTACAGTGGACTGGTGAAGCAAGATAAGGACCTCAGACCAGTACCAGATGCGGCCACTAAATGGGAGGTGTCCAAGGACGGCTTGGTCTACACCTTCTACCTGCGCAATGACATTAAGTTCTCCGATGGAACGCCGTGTACAGCCGAGGACTTCGCCTATTCCATTAACCGAACCCTGAACCCGGCTACGAAATCCCGCCAGGCCAAGGCCTACCTCGGCATAATCGCTGGAGCGACTGATGTGCTGGAAGGGAAGGCGGCCACGGCCAGTGGAGTGAAGGTGCTGGACCCACTTAAGCTTCAAATCACCTTGACGAAGCCGATCAGCTTCTTCCTGGATACCTTTTACTTCACCACCTCAGCGGCCGTCAAACGCGCTGCTGTCGAGGCCAATAAGGGCGATTTCACGAAGGTGGAGACCAACATCGGCACCGGACCATTTATGATCAAGAGCTGGGTGCACGGCGCGGAGATGGTTCTGGTTCCTAATCCTTACTGGTATGGTGGCAAGCTGCAACTGGCCGAATACCGCATGCCCTTCGTTAAGGACGCAGCCACGGCCTATAAAATGTATTTGACAGACGAGGCCCATCTCACGACGGTACCCTCCGATAACATTGCTGAGGCGGAGAAACAGCCTGACTTCGTCCGGGCGCCACGTCTGCGAGTGGCGACCTTAGTGCTCAACTTGAAACATCCTCCGCTTGATAACCCTAAGGTACGCCAGGCCCTGGCTCACGCCCTGGATCGGGCCACCATCGATAACGTAGTGCTCCGAGGACAGCTGGCCCCCATTAAGGGCATCATCCCGCCCGGCATGATGGGTTATAACCCTAACATCAAGGGTTACAACTACGATCTGAATAAGGCCAAACAGTTGCTGGCTGAGGCTGGCTACCCCGGAGGCAAAGGACTGCCCCCACTGACCCTATCCTATCCAACCGGTGGGCCGGATCCAGAAACGACCAGAACGGTGACGGCTATGCAGCAGATGTGGAAAGAGGTCGGTATCGAGGTGAAGCTCAATGGTATGGAATTCGGTGCCTTCCTCAAGGCGCGTAATGACCATACCCTTCCCTTCATCTATACCGGTTGGGGAGCCGACTGGCCTCATCCACAGAACTATCTCAGCCTGCTCCTGCATTCCGGATTGCCGACCAACTGGTGTGAATACAGCAACCCGAAATATGACCAGCTGGTTGATCAGGCTGACGTCACCTTTGCCGATGAGAAAAAGCAGCTGGCTCTCTACGCTGAGGCTGAGCAGATGGCCATTAGCGATGTAGCTTGGATTCCCATCGGCTCACACGTGCGCATGTACAGGCTGAAACCCTACGTGCATGGCTTCGTACCATACCCCTCTTGGATGCTTGGCGTTATGGCCCCAGATTGGACCAAAGTGTATCTATCTGCTCATTGA